The following DNA comes from Rhipicephalus microplus isolate Deutch F79 chromosome 6, USDA_Rmic, whole genome shotgun sequence.
TTTTGCCTTATCTTGATATCGCTGCGTTtgccttttgtttttgcttttatgTTCATATCTCTCTTCCGGTCGGCTTATCACCTCTCTGATCGTGGCCTTGTCGTTGTATTATCGAGGTATTGACAAAGCCTGGTAAGTCCCGGCTGATGATAAAAAGGAAGAAGTCTCTGTGCCCACAACAGAGCTGCCACTGGCAGAAACACGCACGGTTGTTGCCTACGAATTTGAAGCTTTGCGCAGAGTAACCATGGCTCGTATGGCAGTTAGCATTGCACTTCTCGTAACAGCACTCATCGCTGTTTCCTTAGCGATTCCTGGAGGTTGGTCGACAAAAGAACCCTCGTCGAGCCCTAAGTATAAGGAACTCGCCCACTTCGTTGTCGCTCAGCGTGTAGAGGGGCTGCAGAAATACGACACGGTTCTCAAATTAACCAAAGTGGAGACTCAGGTAAGCAATATGCTTTGAAATATGCAATTCGAAAACGCTATTAATGTAACTTTTATGCAGCACAAGCGGAGTACATTTAATTTGTTTATACATCTCTTGTAAGCGATTCACAAAGCCACAACAATCGTTCCTTATATTTGAATGAGTTCATCCCAGTTTTTGAATTCTTGGTATGCTGTAATGTAATTGTTAGTTTGCATCAGTTATTGTAGATATATGTTATAAAAGGTTATAGACAGCATACAAAATTACATGCTACCAGACACACGGTACAATAAAGCTGTGTCGTAGAATTCAGCAAGCATAATGTAAAAATGTACGAAGCGTTACTGCAGGACTTCAAATATTTACCCTGCAGGCTTATCGAACATAGCCTGCTTTTCGAGCAAATGCGAAATGGCAGTATAAAGGCAATGTGCGCATTAAGGAAAGACAGTACATTGTATGAATACGTAAAGTTTAGCGAAGCTCCATGGGGCATGATATTTACATTGTCGCGATAACCGCACGGCACTACAGCTTTTCTCTTATGCTTTGTGAAAGATATTGGTTAGTGGTACAACAGAGCATGCGTAATATTAggcgttttttttctaaaagagccaGATTCACTTTTACTAAAACTAAGAAAAACGCACTTTTTTGTACTGACAAAATGGTCGGGCCTGCTCGAACTACTTTTTGCGAGTATGATACTCGCTCTAAATACCACAAATATGCATTGTGGCTGAAACCCACATGGCCCAGTATTGTCagtatgaaagagaaaaatttgcATTTGGAGGATATATATTGCGCCTTTCCATTCAGGGATGAATTAGCTCAGAATAAAGTGTAAAGTGATTCCAATGTAAGAAGTAGCAATGCTTTGCGATAGAATTAACGTCATCCTTGAGCATCCGTCGGTGCTTCGTCGCATGGGCGTAATGGCGAATACTATACTTAAAGAGCGACAGGACCTTCCTGGAACAAACGCACTATTCTGAACTGTAATCAGTGTTTTATTGTTATTGGCATCTATTGAAGGCCTTAAAAAGTGTTCAAATTTGTTTTAAGCCTTGCTGTTTCGGACACCTTCTTCGGGGAATACATAAATGCGCAATATCTTCGTTTTATGGGTATTTTGTTTCAAATTTATTGTGTTAGAGCAAATGGAGGGCACGATATTGTAGCGCTGAATTCAAAAAGAATCAGtaagaaacaaaaataagtaGAAAAGTCAGCCTTTTATTTTTGAAACCTAGTTATGTTCGGTCATTGAATATCACGCGCTCCAGGAAGTGCCATCTCACCCTTCGAAAACCTAATTGTGGAATGTGAACACGATAACAACGACACTAGGgcacaaatgaaacattttgggCGTGATCATATTGGTTGTCTTGGTCACTATTTTAGGCGTAGTGATCATTTATTGAATGTGACTCAGTTTTATTGAAATAGTTGTAGTACTTGGCTCATTTTGATTAGACACTGCGGTTTGGGTTTATGGTACAATAAGTAATTGCCCCATTTTGATTAAAACTGTAAGAGAATTGAATATACTTAGGCGTGCTTTTCGTTCCCGTGAAATTTAGCCTGAATTATGTCTGTGCATTTGGCTCTTTAAAAAAAACGCCTGATATTTAATTGAGGTGAGAAGTTCACATATATAGTTGTTATCCCAAGAAATAGAGTACAAGAAAATTCAAATTGTGCTGTAATAGTCAGCACTGATAAAAAAGGCTCTCCTCTTCATCCGAAGCTGCCCGAATGCTGTCACTTTGTATTTCAGGCTCGCTAGTATTGCAGAATGGGCCTTTTTGTAATTCGTAAGTGTGCTTTCTAGCACTGCATATTTGCCCAAGCGTCAGAATGTTGcaaaagagtacgtctacttaggacaggtattaACCGCTGATGCGAACCGCAACACTGAAGTAACTGGATGAATAAGAacggggtgaagcacatttggcaaacatttTTAAATCATGACTagtagattgtcactatctctCTAGAGGTAGGTATTTAACAACTGCATCTGGACGGTACTTACCGATGaagcagaaacatggaggcttacaaagagggttcacccTAAATTTGGACAAGGCAGCGagagatggaaagaaaaatgataggtgcaaccttaaAAGACAATAAGAGGGCAGAGTTGGTCTGGAAACAAACAAGGATTAAGGATGTCATAGTGAGAAATCAGAAAGCACATTTGAACATGGGCTGGACACTTAGTGCATAGGCAGGACAACCGCTCGTCACAAAGGTTAaatgactggattccaagagaaagcAACTGGCTGAGTGGAGACAGAAAGTCAAGTGGGCAGATGACATGAATAGGCTTCAGCACGATTTTGGCGAAGACGAAGGAGAAACACAGACGAGCgctgtgttctgtgtgtctcccTGGTCTTCCTCTAAATCGCTCTGAAGCCTATCGAAatatgtaccaacttgcccaagtcaAAGTGCTATTGAGATAAGGAAGCTTGCGGGTATgatgtggcagcagcaagcacaggaccgagttgccTGCGTAACATGGGATAGGCCTTTGCCCTGCTGTGGGcgtagtcacgctgatgatgaAGCTTTGCCCAAGTAATGGCGGTCCCAGTCATCTTTCGATTAGAGACACGGTTCTGGTTAATCGTGCTGGAGCTTGTCAATTATGAGCGTTTATATCAAGCGAGCCGAACTACGTGTTGGACGCCATTGCGCAAGCTAACCGCGCTAGATAAGGCAGTAAGGAACTAGCCACCATTACTTGTTCAAACTGCATAGCAGAAAAGCTTACTTTGCAATTTCGAAAGCGTCTATCGATTCCTGCACGGGCTCGCACCGGGTACACTGTAAAAGCACATTTGATTTGCTGTTACTTCACTGCAATAAATGTAAGAGAGTAAAATGTTCTTAGTTTGAACTCGAAAGGGGCTATAAAATGTTCTAATGAAGCGGACTTTCCATTACTCGGTTGGCCTTAGAAATATTTGGCATTGTGTGCCGCACAGTGCAGGCAGAATCCAGAGATGTCACCTCGACATATTGGTAGTTTACTTCAGAGAAATACACAGGACTATACAGGTACGAGGACGTCAGTTTTAGGTGACTGTAAGTTCGAATTAGCGGAGTGAAAATTACCGCGTGTTTCGGTGATGTATTGATGTAATAAATTTATATTGTATAGACGCCAGATAAGGACGACGTTCATGTTTCGCGCTCTCGCACTCCTGTTTTTTGTGCTGCAAATGTTCTACTTGCCTTCGCGCGTCTCTTGCTGAAACTCTGCCGAAGAACATGCTTGTGACAATACCTATAACTTATTGCAACAGTGATCACAACCTTAAAAAGTAGGCCAACCATCCTTGAAAGCTCCCACAGTCCACTGAAATGAAAGGCTTGCGGGGAATGTCGTCGCACAGAATCGCTACAAAAACGACTACTTTTGTCGTGGCTCCGTCACCGCTCCAAGTGGTCATGTAGCGTGTCTTGGACACGCACAGCCTAGTTTGTGTAGCCACATTGTTAACGTCTGAGCTTTTGGCGTGTTTCGGTATATTGTGCGAGAACAATACGATAATGCCGCAACGTCATTAGATTGTGCAGAAACAGCATAGGTTCATACAACGAGGTGCGGAGCATAGTATATTGAATGGACGAAATATCTGACTTAAAAAAAACGACACGAAGTCCACTTCAGTggataaggtgctcggctgccaACCCGAAAATCACGGGTTCGATCCGGACGTGGTGGTTgcgtttcgatgaaggcgaattgGTAGAATCCGCgtactgtacgatgtcagtgcacgttaaccTTTTAGGCCCTGGCGTCCTATAAAAAGCAAATGAAGAACTTTTGCTGCTGAACGTGACAAAATTTAGTCATGACGTGTGGAAACTTAAGCgcgttggtaggacataactcaATGTACGGACAGCGCAACCAAAGCCAGCGCTCATTTTTATTCTTGATTTTTGCTTGCATGGTTATGCTCTAACTACTTTCAGGTTGCGTGGTTCCTATATTCATAATTAAATCACAAATTGAAAAACGTGTGTGAACTATGTGCAATGCACCTGCGCAAGCATAGGTAGTTGTTTTCTGGTCGTCGCCTGCTTTCGACCTCTGCGAAGTGGAAAATCACATAGCAAAATGCGATAACAAGGACACTCACCAGAACTAAATGATTAATGACACCTTACTGGTTAACTGTTATATAAGTAGCTATCGTATTTTTTCAAGTTATTTCTAAGACGATTAACTTGCTATTTGCAAAGTGGATATTCCATAACACTAACGTATCACTTGCAGCAGTGGTCGATCTTCATGTCCTAAATATAGAACGTCAAGGCTCAGGGGCTGTCAGATGCCTGAATGGACgcctgcggtggtctagtggccaaggtatactcggctgctgacccgcaggtcgtgggatcaaattccggctgcggcggctgtaattttggtggaggcgaaaatgctgtaggcccgtgcgctccaatttgggtgcacgtaaagaaccccttggtggtagaaatttccggagttctccgctacagcatctctcatagccataggctagttttgggtcgttaaacatTACATATAAATCAGTCAATCAGACCTCTGAACGTTTTCCGGCTAATCCAGATGTGTATCTCTTGTAACAGCTCCCAATGTCTTGTTATTGTAGTCGAGAAACCTGACCAAATCACTTAGTTATTGTGTAAGGGGTGTCTAATAGCGAAATAGTAAGTATTGCATTTTAACCGTTTTATGAAATTTAGTAATGGTGCGTGAGAAAGATAAAAAATGACGACAgtgaacttgaagtgcacttcgaTCAGCTTGCCTTTTTAAATGTGGTAGGAATTAATTCTGGAGCTGCAAAGCAGGTTTCCGCTATCTTTTATGGTGTTGTTTCTTCCAAAGCGTTCAATAATTAGACGATGGCCATTCAATTGCAATGAAGAGCTTTGTATTAAGAGCACAAACACTTGCTATTGGGAAGTTTAGGCTCTGCAGCTAAAACGTGATTGCTGTATGTTAGTTTCCCAATGATAACTTGCACTAacgtaataaaaataaatataagtACTTAAATTTACCATACTTCACTTCATAACAACTAAGCCCTGGTGTCCTATATATAGGACATGAAGGCATTTTTCTTGTATACTGAAGGGGttctaaaaaatcacagcatgtctatggagggaatgatgatgggtggggcgaAAAGGCCTTCAGCCTGtccattcgttcgttcttgcttccgtgcgtccgcgcgaccatccgtgcgtccgttcgtttgtCCGCGCGTTCGTCCCTCTGTGCGtacgttcatccgtccgtccgtccattcatgcgtccatccttccaCCCGTacacgcgtccatccatgcatccattcatccatccatccatctgtctgctaatctgtctgtccatccgtcaatgtgtccatctgtgcgtccatctaatgaacgctccaagtaacgccatctcgcataccttgtcgcacatacccactccgcgcgtccatccatccatccgtacatctggtagcctgtctgtccgtccgttcatgcgtccatccgtgcgttaacttagtaccgccatctcccatttcGCATtccctgttgcacatacccgttccagagcgggtatgcgccaccagtggctacgtacgacaaaggagcatggacagacccatgccttaaAGGGCAACTCACCAGGTTTGAGAATTTTGGGCTGGCAAGCACAATGCGTatacgaggcgttcatgatcgcGTCTGCCAAAATTTCCAACGCTACGCCCCGCGGAAACGGGTCAAACtttaagatgaacgctgctctccTTTCCTCTGCCGGcacgcgcccagagaatgagggcatgacgtggtcgtatgaatggccctacgtacacgggaATGCAGAAACGTTGgttctctacgtagacgactctgctcttaCGTTGCAAACAGGAGCACGTCACATGGCGAAAATTTtttaacacggcatgcgtagtttatgtaattgttgcttgaaaagataaataaaactctagataaataatAAGACGCAATAAGGGAATATGAGCGTcgtttttccattttttctcaacgagatgcggggttaatgtgccagcgtttcgcatgcgttcgtgtccccgcggtcagcgcatcgagcagacaacTGCCGTGGAgcaggaggaggagaaggagaaaaactttatttagctcaagagggaaaggtgcgatGGTGGAGTCTCAGAG
Coding sequences within:
- the LOC119185740 gene encoding cystatin-2; the encoded protein is MARMAVSIALLVTALIAVSLAIPGGWSTKEPSSSPKYKELAHFVVAQRVEGLQKYDTVLKLTKVETQIVAGVNYRLTFTITTTDCIIAEVEYNAERCPPKNNQAKATCTAVVYERPWENVRSLTSLRCA